One Desulfatitalea tepidiphila genomic region harbors:
- a CDS encoding methyl-accepting chemotaxis protein, which produces MALMGWTALTSALRFLTRSSLMRRGIERIRRMVPQLTAGPDRPVPSPLEAACEATPRLLEKREEDHAPPAPWSDTQSLMDALQRSGKRLTGLCGQTENDFLDLGGRLQTIQAEARQLAQTIVAMLGEEQNASIRGALRAIENHAAGAIDEVKTRRLQLAADLDGLQRIHADLAALHLQNQQFKVVAKNLKMVGLAISIESARSQAATEAFQALAEEIAQLSRTVYSAVGHIGEDTQTAQRVLDTVHADIGARMAHLETLMADAQTSVRRALDQVACFMNLTMDALDRISEQSRQIDQQVGRLVVGVQIHDNISQRAAHIHEALDEAEQILNGTPGVSLPQTSMQAMLGRVYGIVRLQMAQVQTICEDVAAVREESRSALGALQTAVGAVTRAEALDTLEIDAAYPVAGSRARHPVTVLTQELERLTGLFDEGMAQIRRLGEARKETGRTVARMNTHIDQVRDINFDIRLKALNAVIRSSRLGDAGRAIAAIVNEMKVLAEQSNTTVGEVTDIMARIAEASKSMDSAGDDRGGADGAGALLRRGIEGFSIACATFKTESRQVLAMGQRLERRIAEGQTHLGFFDTLADGGRTQLSRLAEVQHRLQPFAEAAPDDWQAEERRIMARYTMDREREAHLGHPDPERDPAPEGLDRSPGTDAAAAEPEMFDDNVELF; this is translated from the coding sequence GTGGCACTGATGGGATGGACCGCATTGACGTCCGCCTTGCGATTTCTGACGCGATCGTCGCTGATGCGGCGTGGGATCGAACGGATCCGTCGGATGGTCCCGCAACTCACGGCAGGTCCAGACCGGCCCGTCCCATCACCGCTCGAAGCAGCGTGCGAGGCGACTCCCCGTCTTCTTGAAAAGAGAGAAGAAGACCATGCGCCGCCGGCGCCTTGGTCCGACACCCAATCCTTGATGGATGCGCTTCAACGCAGCGGCAAAAGGCTCACCGGACTGTGCGGCCAAACCGAAAATGATTTTCTCGACCTGGGCGGCCGGCTGCAGACCATCCAGGCCGAGGCACGGCAGCTGGCCCAAACCATCGTGGCGATGCTGGGCGAGGAGCAGAATGCTTCGATCCGGGGTGCTCTCAGAGCCATCGAGAACCATGCCGCCGGGGCCATCGATGAGGTCAAGACCCGCCGGCTGCAGCTGGCCGCCGATCTGGACGGATTGCAGCGGATTCATGCCGATTTGGCCGCGCTGCATCTTCAGAACCAGCAGTTCAAGGTAGTGGCCAAAAACCTCAAAATGGTCGGTCTGGCCATCAGCATCGAAAGCGCCCGCAGTCAGGCGGCGACCGAGGCATTTCAAGCCCTGGCCGAAGAGATCGCGCAACTGTCGCGCACGGTTTACAGCGCGGTGGGCCATATCGGTGAGGACACTCAAACCGCCCAACGGGTCCTTGATACCGTGCACGCCGATATCGGCGCGCGCATGGCCCACCTGGAAACCCTCATGGCCGATGCCCAGACATCGGTCCGCAGAGCTCTGGATCAGGTGGCCTGTTTCATGAACCTGACCATGGACGCCCTGGACCGTATCAGCGAACAATCCCGGCAGATCGACCAGCAGGTGGGCCGCCTGGTCGTCGGTGTTCAGATTCACGACAACATCTCCCAACGCGCGGCGCACATCCATGAGGCACTGGACGAGGCCGAACAGATCCTGAACGGAACGCCCGGCGTTTCGCTGCCGCAGACCTCCATGCAGGCCATGCTTGGCCGCGTCTACGGCATCGTTCGTCTGCAGATGGCCCAGGTACAAACCATCTGCGAGGATGTGGCGGCGGTGCGGGAAGAGAGCCGGTCGGCACTGGGTGCCTTGCAAACGGCGGTAGGGGCTGTCACCCGCGCCGAAGCCCTGGACACCCTGGAGATCGATGCGGCCTACCCGGTCGCAGGCAGCCGTGCCCGCCATCCGGTGACGGTGCTGACCCAGGAACTGGAGCGGCTCACCGGCCTCTTCGACGAAGGCATGGCGCAGATCCGCCGTCTGGGCGAGGCCCGCAAAGAGACCGGCCGGACCGTGGCCCGTATGAACACCCATATCGACCAGGTGCGCGACATCAATTTCGACATCCGCCTCAAGGCCCTCAATGCGGTCATCCGCTCCTCCCGCCTGGGAGACGCAGGACGCGCCATCGCCGCCATCGTCAACGAAATGAAAGTGCTGGCCGAGCAGTCCAATACCACCGTCGGTGAGGTCACCGATATCATGGCGCGCATCGCCGAAGCCTCCAAATCCATGGACAGCGCCGGGGACGATCGGGGAGGGGCCGACGGCGCCGGTGCGCTGTTGCGCCGGGGCATCGAAGGCTTTTCCATCGCCTGCGCCACCTTCAAAACCGAGTCCCGGCAGGTCTTGGCAATGGGGCAGCGATTGGAGCGGCGCATCGCAGAGGGTCAGACGCATCTCGGGTTTTTCGACACCCTGGCCGATGGCGGCCGGACGCAACTGTCGCGCCTTGCGGAGGTTCAACACAGGCTGCAGCCTTTTGCCGAAGCCGCTCCGGACGACTGGCAGGCCGAAGAGCGGCGCATCATGGCCCGTTACACCATGGATCGTGAACGCGAAGCCCACCTGGGTCATCCCGACCCGGAGCGTGACCCTGCGCCGGAAGGGTTGGATCGATCCCCCGGGACCGACGCTGCGGCCGCGGAACCCGAGATGTTTGATGACAACGTGGAATTGTTTTGA
- a CDS encoding response regulator: MANVLIVEDSQPAANAQAHSLWASGHTVEFACNGKTALEQFQAQHFDVILLDYDLPDTTGLALYHRLRQIDKEVSVVMITGRGDERLAAQILKEGAKDYLTKSSGLLEVLPEVVQRVVNDREIQKQLAEQEEALKRAHEELEHKVARRTAELKQANQRLEQEIDYRRRVEKVLLQTNRDMLFILDSVNDGFVSLDGAGRISYINRAAREWLAPECPDPINSAFHDAFPWAEGTGLEEKAAQTATLGKRCAFDIRVDSERLTGIVECRIYPRPQGVTVQLQIAGQRKNQHIRLGNDR, from the coding sequence ATGGCCAACGTGCTCATCGTCGAAGACAGTCAGCCGGCTGCCAACGCCCAGGCCCACTCGCTCTGGGCATCGGGACACACGGTAGAATTTGCCTGCAACGGCAAGACGGCCCTTGAACAGTTTCAGGCGCAACACTTCGATGTGATCCTGCTCGACTACGATCTGCCGGACACCACCGGCCTGGCGCTTTACCACCGCCTGCGTCAGATCGACAAAGAGGTTTCGGTGGTGATGATCACCGGTCGCGGAGACGAACGGTTGGCCGCCCAGATCCTGAAAGAGGGGGCCAAGGACTATCTGACCAAATCCAGCGGCCTGCTGGAGGTCCTTCCCGAAGTGGTGCAGCGGGTGGTCAACGATCGGGAAATCCAAAAACAGCTGGCCGAACAGGAAGAAGCGCTCAAGCGGGCCCACGAGGAGCTGGAGCATAAGGTGGCCCGGCGTACGGCAGAACTCAAACAGGCCAACCAGCGGCTGGAGCAGGAAATCGACTACCGGCGCCGCGTGGAAAAGGTGCTGCTGCAAACGAACCGGGACATGCTGTTCATTCTGGACAGTGTGAACGACGGCTTCGTCTCTCTCGACGGTGCCGGACGCATCAGCTACATCAACCGCGCGGCCCGGGAGTGGTTGGCACCAGAGTGCCCCGACCCGATCAACAGCGCCTTCCACGACGCCTTTCCCTGGGCGGAGGGAACGGGGTTGGAAGAAAAAGCGGCCCAAACGGCAACGCTCGGGAAGAGGTGCGCCTTCGACATCAGGGTGGACAGCGAACGATTGACAGGCATCGTGGAATGTCGCATCTATCCAAGGCCCCAGGGCGTCACGGTGCAATTGCAGATCGCCGGTCAACGCAAAAATCAGCACATCCGGCTTGGAAACGACCGATGA
- a CDS encoding chemotaxis protein CheW encodes MTEHTDNLSLHQYLTFRLGEEMFALDVSQVREILDVTTITKVPRSPAFMRGVINVRGSVVPVVDLSLKFGMKKIERTLDTRIVVMEISLEGEITVIGALADAVHNVMEMEASQIEAAPKIGAKWNTEFIRGIGKHDDEFIIILDVDRIFSVDELSMVQPHGTDAQQAA; translated from the coding sequence ATGACGGAACATACGGACAACCTATCGCTGCACCAGTATCTGACCTTTCGCCTGGGCGAAGAGATGTTTGCCCTGGATGTCTCCCAGGTGCGCGAAATCCTGGATGTCACCACCATCACCAAGGTTCCCCGCTCGCCGGCCTTCATGCGCGGCGTCATCAATGTGCGCGGCAGCGTGGTACCGGTGGTGGACCTGAGTCTCAAATTCGGCATGAAAAAGATCGAACGTACCTTGGACACCCGTATCGTGGTGATGGAGATCTCGCTTGAGGGTGAAATCACCGTCATCGGCGCATTGGCCGACGCGGTGCATAACGTGATGGAGATGGAGGCCAGCCAGATCGAGGCGGCCCCCAAGATCGGCGCCAAATGGAACACCGAATTTATCAGGGGCATCGGCAAACATGATGATGAGTTCATCATCATCCTGGACGTGGACCGCATCTTCTCCGTGGACGAGCTGTCCATGGTTCAACCCCACGGCACCGATGCCCAGCAGGCCGCATAA
- a CDS encoding methyl-accepting chemotaxis protein yields MKINLKTISSKLIIGGLILVLVPVFVVGFIAFQKAGNALQKQSMEQAQGIASDLARMTTNILESEMSKAASMASQQRIREMAEAVASNGIAGSQHRIEDVFNALARQFSEMGNTYQGIFIADAKGQVYNGILDNGNRYQDIDISTQDFFVETKSAGKTIIGKMVVSKATGKPVLTICAPIQGDRRQFLGLLGIAVKAEYLTDLIANRKIGQTGYGYMINEAGMILAHPKAENILKLDVTTIGEMKSINDRMLAGQTGVESYRFKGIDKIAGFAPVAIAGWSICATQDESEFLAASNAIRNATLLIAIVTSMVVAVVILLGARTITAPIIKAVGISDQLSKGDLTVKIDIDSKDETGQLLTAMKNMVEKLRNIVADVQSAADNVASGSQELSSSSEEMSQGATEQAASAEEASSSMEQMAANIKQNADNATQTEKIALKAAEDAENGGQAVSRTVAAMKEIAQKISIIEEIARQTDLLALNAAIEAARAGEHGKGFAVVASEVRKLAERSQTAAGEISSLSSSSVEVAEKAGEMLGRIVPDIQKTAELVQEISAASNEQNSGADQVNKAIQQLDQVIQQNASASEEMASTAEELSSQAERLQDAVAFFKIDTQGVSSAKRTKAPSAPRKTPKADIAHHFHPAAAKPAAGNGNGHARAAFHPVSADGGIDLEMGGGDDRDAEFERY; encoded by the coding sequence ATGAAAATCAATCTCAAAACCATTTCATCGAAGCTGATCATCGGCGGTCTCATTTTAGTGCTGGTACCCGTCTTTGTGGTCGGCTTCATCGCCTTTCAAAAAGCCGGCAACGCGCTGCAAAAGCAATCCATGGAGCAGGCCCAGGGCATTGCCTCGGACCTGGCGCGAATGACCACGAATATCCTGGAGAGCGAAATGAGCAAAGCGGCATCCATGGCCTCTCAGCAAAGAATCCGGGAAATGGCCGAAGCGGTGGCGTCCAATGGCATTGCAGGTTCCCAGCACCGTATCGAGGATGTGTTCAACGCTCTGGCCCGACAATTCTCGGAAATGGGGAACACCTACCAGGGGATCTTCATCGCCGACGCCAAGGGCCAAGTGTATAACGGCATTCTCGACAACGGGAACCGCTATCAGGATATCGACATCTCCACCCAGGACTTCTTTGTGGAAACCAAGTCGGCCGGCAAGACCATCATCGGCAAAATGGTGGTCTCCAAGGCCACGGGCAAACCGGTGCTGACCATCTGCGCTCCCATCCAGGGCGACCGCAGGCAGTTCCTCGGTCTGTTGGGCATCGCGGTCAAGGCGGAATATCTGACGGACCTGATCGCCAACCGTAAGATCGGTCAAACCGGATATGGTTACATGATCAATGAGGCCGGCATGATTCTGGCCCATCCCAAGGCCGAAAACATCCTCAAGCTGGATGTCACCACGATTGGGGAAATGAAGAGCATCAACGACAGGATGCTCGCCGGCCAGACCGGTGTGGAATCGTATCGTTTTAAAGGGATCGACAAGATCGCAGGCTTTGCGCCGGTCGCCATCGCCGGCTGGTCCATCTGCGCCACCCAGGACGAAAGCGAGTTTCTGGCCGCTTCCAACGCCATTCGTAATGCGACCCTGCTCATTGCCATCGTCACGAGTATGGTCGTCGCGGTCGTCATTCTGCTGGGCGCCCGGACCATCACCGCGCCCATCATCAAGGCCGTGGGAATCTCCGATCAGTTGAGCAAAGGGGATCTCACGGTGAAGATCGACATCGACAGCAAGGACGAAACCGGCCAACTGCTCACCGCCATGAAGAATATGGTGGAAAAACTGCGTAATATCGTGGCCGACGTGCAGTCCGCGGCCGACAACGTGGCCTCGGGCAGCCAGGAGCTGAGCTCGAGCAGCGAAGAGATGAGCCAGGGGGCCACCGAGCAGGCCGCATCGGCCGAAGAAGCCTCTTCCTCAATGGAGCAAATGGCGGCCAACATCAAGCAGAATGCCGACAACGCCACCCAGACCGAAAAGATCGCGCTCAAGGCGGCCGAAGATGCCGAAAACGGCGGCCAGGCCGTGTCCCGCACCGTGGCGGCCATGAAGGAGATCGCCCAGAAGATCTCGATCATCGAAGAGATCGCGCGGCAGACCGACCTGCTGGCCCTCAACGCGGCCATCGAGGCGGCGCGGGCCGGCGAGCACGGCAAGGGGTTCGCCGTGGTGGCCTCGGAGGTACGTAAACTGGCCGAACGCAGCCAGACCGCGGCCGGCGAGATCAGCAGCCTGTCGAGTTCCAGCGTGGAGGTGGCCGAAAAGGCCGGTGAAATGCTGGGCCGCATCGTGCCGGACATTCAAAAGACGGCCGAACTGGTCCAGGAGATCAGCGCGGCCAGCAACGAGCAGAACAGCGGCGCCGATCAGGTCAACAAGGCCATCCAGCAGCTCGACCAGGTGATCCAGCAAAACGCTTCGGCCTCCGAGGAGATGGCTTCGACCGCAGAGGAGCTTTCCAGCCAGGCCGAACGGCTGCAGGATGCCGTGGCGTTTTTCAAGATCGACACCCAGGGAGTATCATCGGCCAAGCGGACCAAGGCCCCCAGTGCGCCGCGCAAGACCCCCAAGGCGGATATCGCCCACCACTTTCATCCCGCAGCCGCCAAACCCGCTGCCGGCAACGGCAACGGCCACGCCCGGGCAGCCTTTCATCCGGTCTCCGCGGACGGTGGCATCGACCTGGAGATGGGCGGCGGTGACGATCGCGACGCCGAGTTCGAGCGCTACTAA
- a CDS encoding B12-binding domain-containing radical SAM protein, with translation MKKLKIALIAPPYPLEEAPSPPLGLCYVAAACEAAGAEVRIFDYIVSKYTPEKLRAALDAFRPDVVGATSVTMNFPQAIGIIQDAKAHLPQAITMMGGPHVSFDVENTLRRYPQLDLIVIGEAEQTLHDLIPAIQSPTAWPTIEGIAFRQDDEVLRTPARPLIADLDALPLPARHLLPMSRYEALGFPVSIISSRGCPNACIFCLGRRMVGHKPRFRDPARVVDEIEGLLAEGMTIINVADDLFTANRKRVHALCAEIRRRNLDFIWSVFARVNTVDPELLQDMRSAGCYSISFGIESGNAEMLKRVKKGITLAQARQAVAWSKAAGLRTHASFMVGLPGETLATLEETRRFAETLGIEYGFHFLSPFPGTTIRDNVEQYDLEILTDEWRLYDANQAIVRTAALTPEQMDAFVADAYRKQIEQRDTVEARYRQGTCSDEEFFTFEGFYRMKLAYAILSEDIISESDTLPVDTTDPTAPLAAHVTRTTGMDAALVARTIKNYYERGFLKYQQAPEGLHWFWTHNRHCPTLSAPALP, from the coding sequence ATGAAAAAATTGAAAATCGCACTGATCGCCCCGCCCTATCCCCTCGAAGAGGCGCCGTCACCTCCCCTGGGACTCTGCTATGTGGCCGCCGCCTGCGAAGCGGCCGGTGCCGAGGTGAGAATCTTCGATTATATCGTCAGCAAGTACACCCCTGAAAAATTGAGGGCGGCACTGGACGCATTCCGGCCCGATGTGGTGGGCGCCACCTCTGTTACCATGAACTTTCCCCAGGCCATCGGTATCATTCAGGACGCCAAGGCCCACTTGCCGCAGGCCATCACCATGATGGGCGGTCCGCACGTCAGCTTCGACGTGGAAAACACCCTGCGGCGCTATCCGCAGCTCGACCTGATCGTCATCGGCGAGGCCGAGCAGACCCTGCACGATCTGATCCCAGCGATCCAATCCCCCACTGCGTGGCCGACCATCGAGGGCATCGCCTTTCGTCAGGACGACGAGGTGCTGCGAACCCCGGCCCGCCCCCTGATCGCCGACCTGGATGCCCTGCCGCTGCCTGCCCGGCATCTGCTGCCCATGTCCCGCTACGAGGCCCTGGGATTTCCGGTGAGCATCATTAGCAGCCGGGGTTGCCCCAACGCCTGCATCTTCTGCCTGGGCCGGCGCATGGTGGGCCACAAACCCCGCTTCAGAGATCCCGCCCGGGTGGTGGACGAAATCGAAGGGTTGCTGGCCGAAGGAATGACCATCATCAATGTGGCCGACGACCTGTTCACCGCCAACCGGAAACGGGTGCATGCCCTTTGCGCGGAGATCCGGCGGCGCAACCTCGACTTCATCTGGAGCGTCTTCGCCCGGGTCAACACGGTGGATCCGGAGCTGCTCCAGGATATGCGATCGGCCGGTTGCTACAGCATCAGCTTCGGCATCGAGTCGGGCAATGCCGAGATGCTCAAGCGGGTCAAAAAGGGCATTACCCTGGCCCAGGCCCGCCAGGCCGTGGCGTGGAGCAAGGCGGCCGGCCTGCGTACCCACGCCTCGTTCATGGTGGGACTGCCCGGCGAGACCCTGGCCACGCTGGAAGAGACCCGTCGGTTCGCCGAAACCCTGGGCATCGAATACGGCTTTCATTTCCTCTCCCCCTTTCCCGGCACCACGATCCGGGATAACGTCGAGCAATACGATCTGGAGATCCTCACCGACGAATGGCGCCTGTACGACGCCAACCAGGCCATCGTGCGCACCGCCGCCCTGACGCCCGAGCAGATGGACGCCTTCGTGGCCGACGCCTACCGCAAGCAGATCGAGCAACGAGACACGGTGGAGGCCCGCTACCGCCAAGGCACCTGTTCGGACGAGGAATTTTTCACCTTCGAGGGCTTCTACCGGATGAAGCTGGCCTACGCCATCCTGTCCGAAGACATTATCAGTGAAAGCGACACCTTGCCCGTGGACACGACCGATCCCACGGCCCCCCTGGCGGCCCATGTGACCCGCACCACCGGCATGGACGCAGCCCTGGTGGCCCGGACCATTAAAAATTACTACGAGCGCGGCTTCTTGAAATACCAGCAGGCACCGGAAGGCCTGCACTGGTTCTGGACCCACAACCGCCATTGCCCAACCCTTTCCGCGCCCGCCCTGCCATAG
- a CDS encoding class I adenylate-forming enzyme family protein, whose protein sequence is MNLAELPQKEIERFGEHVAVIFNDREYTNVQMRQMARKLANALKKIGIGKGDRVIIQMPNCPEVYLSFQAVYIVGAVIVPINFMVGDAETAYIYKDTGAKAVISSKVFLPKIEACRKTAPEVRHVILTERDAPAGTLSFHDLIEQNSDTIEMEPTVDDDLAALIYTAGTTGMPKGVMHTHHSLYINAVMQNGTVGLPSGLTSINVLPLCHSYGIASLNYGHIVGGGKTVVLPAIDIDAIFAAIEKYEADIMAAVPTLYVYMLMHPNPKKYDLSSMKYWISGSAPLTLDTWQRFKETFGAEITEGWGLTEAGANNSANPFNGVKKVGSIGLPMKGTRMKVVDDQGNDLPPGQQGEILIAGPQIMKGYWNKPEETAKVIKDGWLYTGDVGYQDEDGYFFITERKKDLIIKGGENIAPREIEEVLYSHPSVNEAAVVGMPDEVYGENIKAFVVLAPGKSATAGEIIDYCQGKLKRFKSPKEVVFLQALPKSLVGKILRKELRKMIDRTP, encoded by the coding sequence ATGAACCTTGCAGAGCTGCCCCAAAAGGAAATCGAGCGCTTTGGAGAACACGTCGCGGTCATCTTCAACGACCGGGAATACACCAACGTCCAGATGCGCCAAATGGCCCGCAAGCTCGCAAATGCATTGAAAAAAATAGGCATCGGCAAAGGCGACCGGGTCATCATCCAGATGCCCAACTGCCCGGAGGTCTACCTGAGCTTCCAGGCCGTCTATATCGTGGGGGCCGTCATCGTCCCGATCAACTTTATGGTCGGCGATGCGGAAACCGCCTATATCTATAAGGACACCGGCGCCAAAGCGGTCATCAGCAGCAAGGTCTTCCTGCCAAAAATCGAGGCGTGCCGCAAGACGGCGCCCGAGGTGCGACACGTCATCCTGACCGAGCGCGACGCGCCGGCCGGCACCCTCTCGTTCCATGACCTGATCGAACAAAACAGCGATACCATCGAAATGGAACCCACCGTCGACGACGATCTGGCCGCCCTGATCTACACGGCCGGCACCACGGGCATGCCCAAGGGCGTCATGCACACCCACCACAGTCTCTACATCAATGCCGTGATGCAGAACGGCACCGTGGGGCTGCCGTCGGGCCTGACCAGCATCAACGTGCTGCCCCTGTGCCACTCCTACGGCATCGCCAGTCTGAATTACGGCCACATCGTGGGCGGCGGGAAAACGGTCGTCCTGCCAGCCATCGACATCGATGCCATCTTCGCCGCCATCGAAAAGTACGAGGCCGACATCATGGCGGCCGTGCCCACCCTGTACGTCTACATGCTCATGCACCCCAATCCGAAAAAATACGATTTGAGCTCCATGAAGTACTGGATTTCGGGCTCAGCGCCGCTGACCCTGGACACCTGGCAGCGTTTCAAGGAGACCTTCGGGGCCGAAATCACCGAGGGCTGGGGGCTGACCGAGGCCGGCGCCAACAATTCCGCCAACCCCTTCAACGGCGTCAAAAAGGTCGGCTCCATCGGCCTGCCCATGAAGGGCACCCGGATGAAGGTGGTCGACGACCAGGGCAATGACCTGCCGCCCGGTCAACAGGGCGAGATCCTCATCGCCGGGCCCCAGATCATGAAGGGCTACTGGAACAAGCCCGAGGAGACCGCGAAAGTAATCAAGGACGGCTGGCTCTATACCGGCGACGTGGGATACCAGGACGAGGACGGCTATTTCTTCATCACCGAACGCAAAAAGGACTTGATCATCAAGGGCGGCGAAAACATCGCGCCCCGGGAGATCGAAGAGGTGCTCTACAGCCACCCCAGCGTGAACGAAGCGGCCGTGGTGGGCATGCCCGACGAGGTCTACGGAGAAAATATCAAGGCCTTCGTGGTCCTGGCTCCCGGCAAAAGCGCCACCGCCGGGGAGATCATCGACTATTGCCAAGGCAAACTCAAGCGCTTCAAATCCCCCAAGGAGGTGGTTTTCCTCCAGGCCCTGCCCAAAAGCCTGGTGGGCAAGATCCTGCGCAAGGAGCTGAGGAAAATGATCGACAGAACGCCTTAA
- a CDS encoding short-chain dehydrogenase/reductase, with the protein MDLGLKGKSVLITGGSKGIGRATAETLSAEGCNLHLAARDETQLRETQKKIESKHRVSVTLHPVDLSIGDHARKLAAACKDIDILVNNAGAIPRGNLWQIDEAQWREAWDLKVFGYINLTRAVYDRMRARGKGVIVNVIGAAGQRPLPDYIAGGTGNAALMAFTTAMGGKSLRDGIRVVAINPGLIKTQRLEALLRSVAQAKFKDADRWQDLMPSDPPPGDPEDVARLVAFLASDCAKFITGTVVTIDGGYSAT; encoded by the coding sequence ATGGACTTAGGTTTGAAAGGAAAATCCGTTCTGATCACCGGCGGCTCCAAGGGCATCGGCCGGGCGACGGCCGAAACACTCTCCGCCGAAGGCTGCAACCTGCATCTGGCCGCGAGGGATGAAACGCAGTTGCGCGAGACCCAGAAGAAGATCGAATCGAAACATCGCGTGTCCGTGACCCTCCATCCCGTGGACCTGAGCATCGGGGACCACGCTCGCAAGCTGGCGGCCGCGTGCAAGGATATCGACATACTGGTCAACAACGCCGGCGCCATCCCCCGGGGCAATCTCTGGCAAATCGACGAAGCGCAATGGCGAGAGGCCTGGGACCTGAAGGTGTTCGGCTACATCAATCTGACCCGGGCGGTCTACGACCGGATGCGCGCCCGCGGCAAGGGCGTCATCGTCAATGTGATCGGTGCGGCCGGCCAGCGGCCCCTGCCCGACTATATCGCCGGCGGCACCGGAAACGCGGCCCTCATGGCCTTCACCACTGCGATGGGGGGGAAAAGCCTGCGCGACGGCATCCGGGTGGTGGCCATCAATCCGGGCCTGATCAAGACCCAACGGCTGGAGGCGCTGTTGCGCAGCGTGGCCCAGGCCAAGTTCAAAGATGCCGACCGCTGGCAGGACCTGATGCCCAGCGACCCACCGCCCGGCGATCCCGAGGATGTCGCCCGCCTGGTGGCCTTCCTCGCCTCGGACTGCGCCAAGTTCATCACCGGCACGGTGGTGACCATCGATGGCGGCTATTCGGCGACATAG